ACGCTTCCCCAGTTCACGCACGTCCTTGAAGATGGTGGAGTACTGCTCGTCATTGACGATGGACTGCACCGACCCCACCTCGGCATCCTGTCCGGTGATGACCGGGAGGTTCTCCTCGGTGTAACCGCCGGAGCGCAGGGCCGAAATGATGCCGATGGACAACCCGTCGTACGGGGAGAGCACGCCGTCGATCTGCTGGCCGTTGCCCACGGTCAGGAGGTCCTCCATCCGGTCCTGGGCGGTGTCGGGCAGCCAGCGCAGGATCGCCGCCTGCTGGAAGTCGGTCTGCCCGCTGGGGACCTTCAGGATGCCCTTGTCCAGGTAGGGCTGCAGGGTGTCCATGGCGCCCTCCCAGAAGAAGGTGGAGTTGTTGTCATCCGGGCTGCCGGCGAACAGTTCCACGTTGAACGGTCCGGTCTGGCCGGTGTCCGTACCGCTTTCGTCCAGGATGCCCAGTCCGGTGAGCAGCGAGGTGCCCTGCTGCACGCCCACCTCGTAGTTGTCGAAGGTGGTGTAGTAGTCCACCGTGTCGGATTCGTTGATCAGCCGGTCGTAGGCAATGACGGGGATGTCCTGGGATTCGGCGGTTTCCAGCACGCCGGTGAGCGTGGTGCCGTCAATGGAGGCGATCACCAGTGCCTCGGCGCCGGCGTTGATCATGTTCTCGATCTGGGAGACCTGGGTGGGGATGTCGTCGTTGGCGTACTGCAGGTCCACCTCGTAGCCGAGCGCTTCGAGCTGGGACTTCACGTTCTCGCCGTCGGCGATCCAGCGTTCGGACTGCTGGGTGGGCATGGCCACGCCAATCCGTGCGCCTTCATTCGAATCGCCGGCCTCGTCACCGCCGCCGCGGTTGCCGCTGCAGGCGCCGAGGCTCAGGGCGAGCGCCAGCGAAACCCCGCCGACGAGGGCCTGCTTCAGTGTTGGTTTCGTGCTCATTGGTGTGCCTTTCGTTGTGCCGGGGTGTCGTAGTGCCGGGGTGATCGGGGTCATAGCTTTTGGGCGAGCCGGTAGTAGGCAGCATTCCAGCGCACTTCCCGCTGGAAGGCGCGCAGTTCGGTGGAGCGGTCGATAAGCAGCAATTCAACACCGGCCATGTCGGCGAAGTCCGTGACTACGTCAGCACCGACCGCCGTGCTGAGCACCGTGTGGTGGGCTGCGCCGGCGGTGAGCCAGGCGGCCGCAGAGGTGGCGAGATCCGGGTGGGGCTGCCAGACGGCGCGGGCTACCGGCAGGTGCGGCAGCGGTGCGTCGGGCGGCACCACATCCACGGTGTTGGCGGTGAGCCGGAACCTGTCGCGCATATCGGACAGGGCGACGACGACGCCGGGGCCCGGGTCGGTGTCGAACACCAGCCGCACGGGGTCTTCCCGGCCGCCGATGCCCAGCGGGTGGATCTCCAGGGAGGGCCGCTGCGTGGTGAGGCTAGGGCATATTTCGAGCATGTGCGCGCCGAGGATTTTTTCTTCGCCCGGGACCAGGTGGTAGGTGTAGTCCTCCATCAGCGACGCCCCGCCCGGCAGTCCGGCACCCATGACCTTCGCGGCCCGGACCAGCATGGCGGTTTTCCAGTCGCCTTCGGCACCGAAGCCGTAGCCGTGGAACATCAACCGCTGCACGGCCAGGCCGGGCAGCTGCCGCAGCCCGCCCAGGTCCTCGAAGTTGGTGGTGAACGCGCCGAAGCCGCCCTTTTCCATGAACTGCAGCAGTCCCAGCTCCTGGCGTGCGCCGTAGCGCAGCGACTCGTGGCGGCCGCCGCCGGGGCGCAGCTCCGGTGCCAGATCGTATAGTTCCTCGTACTCGGCCACGAGCTTGTCGACGCCGGCCTCGGACTGGGCCTCCACCGCCTCAACGAGGTCGTTGACTCCCCAGGTGTTGATGGAGACCCCGAAACGCAGCTCGGCCTCCGTCTTATCCCCTTCGGTGACCGCCACGTTGCGCATGTTGTCCCCGAAGCGGGCTATGCGCAGGTCCTGCATGGCGGCCCGGCCGGCGCAGGCGCGCTGCCAGGATGCTATCTGCCCGGTGACGGCGGAGGTGGAAACGTGGCCGACGACGGTTTTGCGGGGAACCTCGAGCCGGGTGGCGATATAGCCGAATTCGCGGTCGCCGTGCGCGGCCTGGTTCAGGTTCATGAAGTCGAAGTCGATCTCGGCCCAGGGCAGCTCCACGTTGATCTGCGTGTGCAGGTGCAGCAGCGGTTTGCGCAGGGCGTCCAGGCCGCTGATCCACATCTTGGCCGGGCTGAAGGTATGCATCCAGGCGATCACGCCAATCACTGTGTCCTGCGTATTGGCCTCCAACGCTGCCCGGCGGATGGACCCGGCGTCGGTCAGGGTGGGTTTCCAGACCACCCGCACGGGCAGGCCGGCGGCCTCGAGCATGCCGACAATGGCCTGGGACTGTTCAGCGACCTGGCGCAGGGTGTCCTCGCCGTAGAGGCCCTGGCTGCCGGTCAGGAACCAGACCTCGTACGGGTCCAGGGTGGTGGTAAGCGGGCTCAAGTCAGTGCGCTCCTGAAGTCGAAGGGGTTGCAGGTGTTGGCGAGGGGACGTCCGGCGTGCCCTGCCCGTAGACGTTCTGGTACCGGTGGAACAGAGCGTCAATATGCTCGGGGTCAATGGGCACCGGTTCGCCCAGTTGCCGGGAGAGGTGCACCGTGCGGGCAACGTCCTCCAGCATGACGGCGGCTTTCACGGCGTCCCGGGCATCGCGGCCCACGGTGAACGGCCCGTGGTTGCGCATCAGGACCGCACGGGAACGGTGCCCGTCCAGAGTGGCCACAATGCCGCGTCCGATCGAGTCGTCCCCGATCACGGCAAACGGGCCCACCGGTATTTCGCCGCCGAATTCATCTGCCATGGCGGTCAGGACGCAGGGCACCGGCTCTCCCCGGGCGGCCCATGCAGTGGCGTACGGGGAGTGCGTGTGCACCACTCCGCCGACGGCGGGCAGATGCCGGTACACGTAGGCATGCGCGGCGGTGTCGCTCGACGGTGCCAGGCCGGCTGCGGAAGCACCGGGGACCGGCTGCCCGTCGCCGTCGCAGAGGATGAGGTTCGCCGGTGTCAGCTCCCCGTAGGCCACGCCGCTGGGCTTGATCACGAAAAAGTCGGTGCCGGGCACCCGGCCGGAGATGTTTCCGGCGGTCCAGGCCACCAGGCCGTACCGCACCAGCTCAGCGTGCAGGGCCCAGACCTCCTGCCGGACCCGGACCGCGGCCTCCTCGAGGTCCGGTGTCAGCTCGTTCACGCCGGCACCTCCCGGACCTGGTGTGCCGAACGTTTAAGCGCCTTGAGCCGGCGCATCACGTTGTTGCCGCCCCGGCCAAAGTAGTCGTGCAGGGCCGTGTATTCGGCGTAGAGCACGGAATACGCCTCGGCGCGGACCGGATCAGGCAGGTATTCGTTGCGTTTGATCCGGCCCATGGCGGCGGCGGCGTCGCGGACGTGGGGATACGCACCGGCGGCGACGGCGGCGTGGATGGCTGAGCCGAGCGCCGGGCCCTGGTCGCTGCCGATCACGGAGATCGGCATACCCAGCACATCGGCGTAGACCTGCATGAGGAAGCGGTTCTTAATCAGTCCGCCGGCGGCGATGAATTCCGTGACGGGCACCCCCGAGGCGCCGAAGGCCTCCACAATGGTGCGCGTGCCGAATGCGGTTGCCTCCAGCAGGGATCGGTAGACCTCGTGCGGCCGCGTGGCGAGGGTCAGGCCCACCAGCAGCCCCGAAAGTTCGTGGTCCACCAGCACGGAACGGTTGCCGGACTGCCAGTCCAGGGCCAGGAGCCCGTGGGCACCCACTTCCTCCCGGGCTGCCTGTTCGGTCAGCAGTTCGTGGACACTCAGGCCGCGCGCCGCCGCTTCCTCCGAGAGTTCAGCGGACACGAAGTGCTTGGTGAACCAGCCGAAAATATCGCCCACGCCGGACTGTCCGGCCTCGTAGCCGTATAAACCGTCCACAATCCCGCCGTCCACCACGCCGCACATTCCGGGAACCTCGCGCAGGTGCTCGGCACTCATCACATGGCAGGTGGATGTGCCCATAATGGCGGCCATCTGGCCGGGGGCCACGGCCCCGGCGGCCGGCGCGCACACGTGCGCATCCACGTTGCCCACAGCGACGGCGATCCCCGCGGGGAGGCCGGTCCAGGCAGCCGCCTGGTCACTGAGGGTGCCGGCTGACGAGCCGAGCCGTCCAATGGGATGTTCCAGTTTCTCCGCCACAAAACCTGCGAAGTCCGGGTTCAGCGCCGCCAGGAAGTCCGGGTCCGGGTAGGCGCCGTCCTGCAAAATGCCCTTGTAGCCGGCCGAGCAGGCGTTGCGCACGTAGGTGCCGGTCAGTTGCCAGACAATCCAGTCCGCCGCCTCCACCCAGTGGTCCATCCGCTCGTACAGCTGCGGGTCTTCCTCGAGGAGCTGCAGGCCCTTGGCGAACTCCCATTCGCTGGAAATCAGTCCGCCGTACCGCGCCAGCCATGCTTCCCCGCGGTCCGCCGCGAGCTTGTTGATGCGGTCCGCCTGGCCCTGTGCCGCGTGGTGCCGCCACAGTTTCACGTAGGCGTGCGGGCGGTCGGCGAGGCCGGGAAGTTCGTTCAGCGGCGTGCCGTCGGCGGTCACGGGGACCATGGTGCAGGCAGTGAAGTCCGTGCCCACCCCGATCACCGACGCCGGATCGATGCCGGCGGCCCGGATGGCGGCGGGCACGGCTTCCCGCAGCACTTCGATGTAGTCGGACGGGACCTGCAGGGCCCAGTCGGAGGGAAGCGGCGAGCCGGTAGCCGCCAGCACGGAGTCCATGACCCCGTGCCGATAGGTGGAGACCGCCG
This Arthrobacter sp. zg-Y20 DNA region includes the following protein-coding sequences:
- the chvE gene encoding multiple monosaccharide ABC transporter substrate-binding protein: MSTKPTLKQALVGGVSLALALSLGACSGNRGGGDEAGDSNEGARIGVAMPTQQSERWIADGENVKSQLEALGYEVDLQYANDDIPTQVSQIENMINAGAEALVIASIDGTTLTGVLETAESQDIPVIAYDRLINESDTVDYYTTFDNYEVGVQQGTSLLTGLGILDESGTDTGQTGPFNVELFAGSPDDNNSTFFWEGAMDTLQPYLDKGILKVPSGQTDFQQAAILRWLPDTAQDRMEDLLTVGNGQQIDGVLSPYDGLSIGIISALRSGGYTEENLPVITGQDAEVGSVQSIVNDEQYSTIFKDVRELGKRAVVMVDDLMKGEEPEVNDEETYDNGVKVVPSYLLESQIVTKDNYKEVLLESGYYEQSDLD
- the araA gene encoding L-arabinose isomerase; this translates as MSPLTTTLDPYEVWFLTGSQGLYGEDTLRQVAEQSQAIVGMLEAAGLPVRVVWKPTLTDAGSIRRAALEANTQDTVIGVIAWMHTFSPAKMWISGLDALRKPLLHLHTQINVELPWAEIDFDFMNLNQAAHGDREFGYIATRLEVPRKTVVGHVSTSAVTGQIASWQRACAGRAAMQDLRIARFGDNMRNVAVTEGDKTEAELRFGVSINTWGVNDLVEAVEAQSEAGVDKLVAEYEELYDLAPELRPGGGRHESLRYGARQELGLLQFMEKGGFGAFTTNFEDLGGLRQLPGLAVQRLMFHGYGFGAEGDWKTAMLVRAAKVMGAGLPGGASLMEDYTYHLVPGEEKILGAHMLEICPSLTTQRPSLEIHPLGIGGREDPVRLVFDTDPGPGVVVALSDMRDRFRLTANTVDVVPPDAPLPHLPVARAVWQPHPDLATSAAAWLTAGAAHHTVLSTAVGADVVTDFADMAGVELLLIDRSTELRAFQREVRWNAAYYRLAQKL
- the araB gene encoding ribulokinase, with the translated sequence MSQTSTAPVHVVGIDYGTLSGRAVVVRVHDGAELGSAVSTYRHGVMDSVLAATGSPLPSDWALQVPSDYIEVLREAVPAAIRAAGIDPASVIGVGTDFTACTMVPVTADGTPLNELPGLADRPHAYVKLWRHHAAQGQADRINKLAADRGEAWLARYGGLISSEWEFAKGLQLLEEDPQLYERMDHWVEAADWIVWQLTGTYVRNACSAGYKGILQDGAYPDPDFLAALNPDFAGFVAEKLEHPIGRLGSSAGTLSDQAAAWTGLPAGIAVAVGNVDAHVCAPAAGAVAPGQMAAIMGTSTCHVMSAEHLREVPGMCGVVDGGIVDGLYGYEAGQSGVGDIFGWFTKHFVSAELSEEAAARGLSVHELLTEQAAREEVGAHGLLALDWQSGNRSVLVDHELSGLLVGLTLATRPHEVYRSLLEATAFGTRTIVEAFGASGVPVTEFIAAGGLIKNRFLMQVYADVLGMPISVIGSDQGPALGSAIHAAVAAGAYPHVRDAAAAMGRIKRNEYLPDPVRAEAYSVLYAEYTALHDYFGRGGNNVMRRLKALKRSAHQVREVPA
- a CDS encoding L-ribulose-5-phosphate 4-epimerase; protein product: MNELTPDLEEAAVRVRQEVWALHAELVRYGLVAWTAGNISGRVPGTDFFVIKPSGVAYGELTPANLILCDGDGQPVPGASAAGLAPSSDTAAHAYVYRHLPAVGGVVHTHSPYATAWAARGEPVPCVLTAMADEFGGEIPVGPFAVIGDDSIGRGIVATLDGHRSRAVLMRNHGPFTVGRDARDAVKAAVMLEDVARTVHLSRQLGEPVPIDPEHIDALFHRYQNVYGQGTPDVPSPTPATPSTSGAH